One window from the genome of Pandoraea fibrosis encodes:
- the cysW gene encoding sulfate ABC transporter permease subunit CysW produces the protein MSDSLALSRNLPQATKARNADPTDEPALVKAVLIGVALLFFALFLVLPLASVFVTALGKGFAAYWDGLTNDDALSAVRLTLLIALIAVPLNLVFGVAASWAIARFDFKGKSVLTTLIDLPFSVSPVIAGMTFLLIFGRQGPIWDFLDAHNLKVVFALPGLVLATVFVTFPFVARELIPLMQAQGSEEEEAARVLGASGWQVFTRVTLPKIKWGLLYGVILCNARAMGEFGAVSVVSGHIRGETNTLPLHVEIEYNDYHTVGAFAAASILALLALATLALKLWAERKLAQDKAARREDAVVA, from the coding sequence ATGTCAGATTCACTCGCACTGTCGCGCAACCTGCCGCAAGCCACCAAGGCTCGTAACGCCGATCCGACCGACGAGCCCGCGCTCGTCAAGGCCGTGCTCATTGGCGTGGCGCTGCTGTTCTTCGCATTGTTTCTGGTGTTGCCGCTCGCGTCGGTCTTCGTCACCGCGTTGGGCAAGGGCTTCGCCGCTTACTGGGATGGCCTGACGAACGACGACGCCCTCTCCGCCGTTCGCCTCACGCTGCTGATCGCGCTCATTGCCGTGCCGCTGAATCTGGTGTTCGGTGTGGCGGCGTCGTGGGCGATCGCGCGCTTTGATTTCAAGGGCAAGAGCGTGTTGACCACGCTCATCGATTTGCCGTTCTCGGTCTCGCCGGTGATCGCGGGGATGACGTTCCTGCTGATCTTCGGCCGTCAGGGACCGATCTGGGACTTTCTCGACGCGCACAACCTGAAGGTCGTGTTCGCGCTGCCGGGGCTGGTGCTCGCGACGGTGTTCGTCACGTTCCCGTTCGTCGCGCGTGAATTGATTCCGCTCATGCAGGCGCAGGGGAGTGAGGAAGAAGAGGCCGCGCGCGTGTTGGGCGCCAGCGGCTGGCAAGTGTTCACGCGCGTGACACTGCCGAAAATCAAATGGGGCCTGCTGTACGGCGTGATTCTTTGTAACGCCCGCGCAATGGGCGAGTTCGGTGCCGTGTCGGTCGTCTCCGGCCACATTCGCGGTGAGACGAACACGTTACCGCTGCATGTGGAAATTGAATACAACGACTACCACACGGTGGGCGCGTTCGCGGCGGCATCGATTCTCGCGCTGCTGGCACTCGCCACGCTGGCCCTGAAGCTCTGGGCCGAACGCAAGCTGGCGCAGGACAAGGCCGCGCGTCGTGAAGACGCCGTGGTGGCCTGA
- the cysT gene encoding sulfate ABC transporter permease subunit CysT, which produces MSTALFPLWRKPSALPGFGLTMGYTVAYLSLVVLVPLLMVFIKASSLDWASFVAAVGSPRVLASYRLTFGISLAAAILNAIFGFILAWVLVRYTFPGKRFVDALIDLPFALPTSVAGIVLAAIYAPNGWIGRWFEPLGIKIAFTPLGIFVALTFIGLPFVVRTLQPVLEEFEREQEEAAACLGATRWQTLRHVILPAVLPALLTGFALAFARAVGEYGSVIFIAGNIPMVSEITSLLIVTKLEQFDYAGAAALAVVMLVISFVLLLLINTLQWWLQRRHSGRRASGV; this is translated from the coding sequence ATGAGTACCGCACTGTTTCCCCTCTGGCGCAAGCCGAGTGCCTTGCCGGGCTTTGGCCTGACGATGGGCTACACCGTCGCCTACCTGAGTCTCGTGGTGCTGGTGCCGTTGCTGATGGTCTTCATCAAGGCAAGCTCGCTCGACTGGGCGAGCTTCGTCGCCGCAGTGGGTTCGCCGCGCGTGTTGGCGTCGTATCGCCTCACGTTCGGCATCTCGCTGGCGGCCGCCATCCTCAACGCCATCTTCGGTTTCATTCTGGCGTGGGTGCTGGTGCGCTACACGTTCCCGGGCAAGCGTTTCGTCGACGCGCTGATCGACCTGCCGTTCGCGTTGCCCACGTCGGTGGCCGGCATCGTGCTCGCGGCGATCTATGCGCCGAACGGCTGGATCGGTCGCTGGTTCGAGCCGCTCGGCATCAAGATCGCCTTCACGCCGCTGGGCATTTTCGTGGCGCTCACGTTCATCGGATTGCCGTTCGTGGTGCGCACGCTTCAGCCGGTACTCGAAGAGTTCGAGCGCGAGCAGGAAGAGGCCGCCGCGTGCCTGGGTGCGACACGCTGGCAGACGCTGCGTCACGTGATTCTTCCGGCCGTGCTGCCTGCGCTGCTGACCGGTTTCGCGCTGGCCTTTGCGCGTGCCGTGGGCGAATACGGTTCGGTCATCTTCATCGCCGGCAACATTCCGATGGTCTCGGAGATCACCTCGTTGCTGATCGTGACCAAGCTCGAACAGTTCGACTACGCAGGCGCGGCGGCACTGGCCGTGGTGATGCTGGTGATCTCGTTCGTGTTGCTGCTGTTGATCAATACCCTGCAATGGTGGCTGCAACGCCGTCATTCGGGCCGGCGCGCCAGTGGCGTGTGA
- the lexA gene encoding transcriptional repressor LexA — translation MIKLTARQQQVYELVRQAIERTGFPPTRAEIAAELGFSSANAAEEHLRALARKGVIELAAGQSRGIRLKRLDEAGGVHQYTLPHMGLMQLSLPLVGRVAAGSPILAQEHIERNFQCDPNMFARQPDYLLKVRGMSMRDAGILDGDLLAVQKAADAREGQIVVARLGDDVTVKRFHRVPGGVELIAENPDFENINVDEGSGDFALEGIAVGLIRNNDL, via the coding sequence ATGATCAAACTTACCGCACGTCAACAGCAGGTCTACGAACTGGTCCGACAAGCGATTGAGCGCACCGGCTTTCCGCCAACGCGCGCTGAAATCGCAGCCGAACTCGGCTTCTCTTCCGCCAATGCCGCGGAGGAGCACCTGCGGGCGCTGGCGCGCAAAGGGGTGATCGAACTGGCAGCGGGTCAGTCGCGTGGCATTCGCCTCAAGCGTCTGGATGAAGCCGGCGGTGTGCACCAGTACACCTTGCCGCACATGGGCCTGATGCAGTTGTCGCTGCCGCTCGTCGGGCGCGTGGCTGCCGGCAGCCCGATCCTCGCGCAGGAACACATTGAGCGCAACTTCCAGTGCGACCCGAACATGTTCGCGCGTCAGCCCGACTACCTGTTGAAGGTGCGCGGGATGTCGATGCGCGACGCAGGCATTCTCGATGGCGATCTGCTGGCCGTGCAAAAGGCCGCCGACGCTCGCGAAGGTCAGATCGTCGTGGCACGTCTTGGCGACGATGTCACCGTCAAACGTTTTCATCGCGTGCCGGGTGGCGTCGAATTGATCGCCGAGAATCCCGACTTCGAGAACATCAACGTCGACGAAGGTAGCGGCGACTTCGCGCTGGAAGGGATTGCGGTCGGCCTGATCCGCAACAACGACCTCTAA
- a CDS encoding CysB family HTH-type transcriptional regulator, with translation MNFQQLRYVREAVRQNLNLTEAASALYTSQSGVSKQIKDLEDELGVDVFVRRGKRLTGLTEPGKAVLQLIERMLLDAENLRRVARQFADQDSGHLVVATTHTQARYALPQVIKQFTSVYPKVHLALRQGSPRQIAQMVIDGEADIGITTEALDRFPDIVTFPCYSWHHVAVVPKDHPLVGRESVTLADIAEYPIITYDGDFTGRSHVDKAFSDQGLVPDIVLTALDTDVIKTYVELGLGVGIVAAMAVDPRKDQDLAVLELDNAFEPSTTRIGLRRGAFLRSYAYRFIEMLAPALKEQEISTQLREALEFAA, from the coding sequence ATGAATTTTCAGCAATTGCGCTATGTGCGCGAAGCCGTTCGGCAGAACCTCAACCTGACGGAAGCGGCCAGTGCGCTGTACACGTCCCAGTCGGGCGTGAGCAAGCAGATCAAGGATCTCGAAGACGAACTCGGGGTGGATGTGTTCGTGCGTCGCGGCAAGCGTCTCACGGGACTGACCGAGCCCGGCAAGGCTGTGCTGCAACTGATCGAGCGCATGTTGCTCGACGCCGAGAATCTGCGTCGTGTGGCGCGTCAGTTTGCCGATCAGGACAGTGGCCATCTCGTGGTGGCAACGACCCACACGCAGGCACGCTATGCGCTGCCGCAGGTCATCAAGCAGTTCACGAGCGTGTACCCGAAGGTGCATCTGGCGCTGCGTCAGGGCAGTCCGCGCCAGATCGCGCAGATGGTCATCGATGGTGAAGCCGACATTGGCATCACGACCGAGGCGCTCGATCGGTTTCCCGATATCGTCACGTTCCCGTGCTATTCCTGGCATCACGTTGCCGTCGTGCCGAAGGATCACCCGCTGGTCGGGCGTGAAAGCGTGACGCTCGCGGACATTGCCGAATATCCGATCATCACTTATGACGGCGACTTCACGGGCCGCTCGCATGTCGACAAGGCGTTTTCCGATCAGGGGCTGGTGCCGGACATCGTGCTGACGGCGCTGGATACGGACGTGATCAAGACATACGTCGAACTGGGGCTGGGCGTGGGAATCGTGGCCGCCATGGCGGTCGATCCGCGCAAGGATCAGGATCTGGCCGTGCTGGAACTCGACAACGCGTTCGAGCCGAGCACCACGCGGATCGGCTTGCGTCGCGGCGCGTTCCTGCGCTCGTATGCTTACCGCTTCATCGAAATGCTTGCCCCGGCGCTCAAGGAGCAGGAGATCTCGACGCAACTGCGCGAAGCGCTCGAGTTCGCCGCCTGA
- the gcl gene encoding glyoxylate carboligase, with amino-acid sequence MAKMTAVEAAVRVLEKEGITTAFGVPGAAINPFYSALRKAGSVEHVLARHVEGASHMAEGYTRAEAGNIGVCIGTSGPAGTDMITGLYSAWADSIPILCITGQAPRARLYKEDFQAVDIESIAKPVTKWAVTVREPALVPRVFQQAFHLMRSGRPGPVLIDLPFDVQVAEIDFDPETYEPLPVYKPAASRAQIEKAIQMLVASERPLIVSGGGVINADAADLLVEFAETVNVPVVPTLMGWGTIADDHPLMAGMVGLQTSHRFGNATMLASDFVMGIGNRWANRHTGSVEVFTKGRKFVHVDIEPTQIGRVFGPDYGIVSDAKAALKLFVEVAKELKAAGRLPDRSQWVADCQKRKRTMLRRTDFDQVPIKPQRVYQEMNAFFGRDVRYVSTIGLSQIAAAQFLHVNKPRHWINCGQAGPLGWTVPAAIGAKVASPSSDVVAISGDYDFQFMIEELAVAAQFKVPYIHLVVNNSYLGLIRQAQRNFDMDYCVQLAFENVNSPELNGYGVDHVKVAEGLGVKAIRVFQPNDIQPAFAQARKLMAEFSVPVIVEVILERVTNIAMGTEINNVNEFEEIIDIVEEDKAVTA; translated from the coding sequence ATGGCCAAGATGACCGCCGTAGAGGCCGCCGTCCGAGTGCTGGAGAAGGAAGGCATCACCACCGCATTCGGCGTGCCCGGCGCCGCCATCAACCCGTTCTATTCGGCACTGCGCAAGGCTGGCAGCGTCGAGCATGTGCTCGCTCGCCACGTGGAAGGCGCGTCGCACATGGCCGAAGGCTACACGCGCGCCGAAGCCGGCAACATCGGTGTGTGTATCGGCACGTCGGGCCCCGCAGGCACCGACATGATTACCGGTCTGTACTCCGCTTGGGCCGATTCGATCCCTATCCTGTGCATCACGGGTCAGGCACCGCGCGCCCGTCTGTACAAGGAAGACTTCCAGGCCGTCGACATCGAGTCGATCGCCAAGCCGGTCACCAAATGGGCCGTGACCGTACGCGAGCCCGCGCTCGTGCCGCGCGTGTTCCAGCAGGCTTTCCATCTGATGCGCTCGGGCCGTCCGGGTCCGGTGCTCATCGACCTGCCGTTCGACGTGCAGGTCGCCGAGATCGACTTCGATCCGGAGACGTATGAACCGCTGCCGGTGTACAAGCCTGCGGCGTCGCGTGCGCAGATCGAAAAGGCGATTCAGATGCTGGTCGCCTCCGAACGCCCGCTGATCGTCTCGGGCGGTGGCGTGATCAACGCCGACGCGGCCGACCTGCTCGTCGAATTCGCCGAGACGGTGAACGTGCCGGTCGTGCCCACGCTGATGGGCTGGGGCACCATCGCCGACGACCACCCGCTCATGGCCGGCATGGTTGGCTTGCAGACGTCGCATCGCTTCGGCAACGCGACGATGCTGGCCTCGGACTTCGTGATGGGCATCGGCAATCGCTGGGCCAACCGTCATACCGGTAGCGTGGAAGTCTTCACCAAGGGGCGCAAGTTTGTCCACGTCGACATCGAGCCGACGCAAATCGGTCGCGTGTTCGGCCCGGACTACGGCATCGTCTCCGACGCCAAGGCCGCCCTGAAGCTGTTCGTGGAAGTCGCCAAAGAACTGAAGGCCGCCGGCCGTCTGCCGGATCGCTCGCAGTGGGTGGCCGACTGCCAGAAGCGCAAGCGCACCATGCTGCGCCGCACGGATTTCGATCAGGTGCCGATCAAGCCGCAGCGCGTGTATCAGGAAATGAACGCGTTCTTCGGCCGCGACGTGCGCTACGTCTCGACCATCGGTCTGTCGCAGATCGCCGCCGCGCAGTTCCTGCACGTGAACAAGCCGCGTCACTGGATCAACTGCGGCCAGGCAGGCCCGCTGGGCTGGACGGTGCCCGCAGCGATCGGTGCCAAGGTGGCCTCGCCGTCGTCGGACGTGGTGGCGATCTCGGGCGATTACGATTTCCAGTTCATGATCGAAGAACTGGCCGTGGCCGCACAGTTCAAGGTGCCGTACATCCATCTGGTCGTGAACAACTCGTACCTGGGTCTGATCCGTCAGGCACAGCGCAACTTCGACATGGATTACTGCGTGCAACTCGCGTTCGAGAACGTCAACTCGCCGGAATTGAACGGTTATGGCGTCGATCACGTGAAGGTCGCTGAAGGCCTCGGCGTGAAGGCCATCCGCGTGTTCCAGCCGAACGACATCCAGCCCGCGTTTGCGCAGGCTCGCAAGTTGATGGCCGAATTCTCCGTGCCGGTGATCGTGGAAGTGATTCTCGAGCGTGTGACCAACATCGCGATGGGCACCGAGATCAACAACGTCAACGAGTTCGAAGAAATCATCGACATCGTGGAAGAAGACAAGGCAGTGACGGCGTAA
- a CDS encoding sulfate ABC transporter substrate-binding protein, with protein sequence MSKAARGWKAKKLVVALGGLALAAGMTIQAQAASLSLLNVSYDPTRELYADYNKAFEAHYKQTSGDTVTVKASHGGSGKQARTVLDGAPADVVTLGISADIDELAQAGLVNKDWQKRLPDNATPYTSTIVLLVRKGNPKGIKDWGDLVKPGISVVTPNPKTSAGARWNYLAAWLYALKQPGGNEQKAQDFVKALYKNVGVLDSGARGATTTFVERGIGDVLIAWENEALLSVKDLGPDKFDIVVPSSSILTEPPVAVVDKNVDKHGTRKAAEAYLQWLYSPQGQEIAAKHFYRPRSPEIAKKYESQYPKLKLYTVDADLGGWTKTQAKHFADGGIFDQIYTKK encoded by the coding sequence ATGAGCAAAGCAGCACGGGGATGGAAAGCTAAAAAGCTGGTGGTCGCTCTGGGCGGCCTGGCACTGGCCGCCGGCATGACGATTCAGGCGCAGGCGGCAAGCCTGTCGTTGCTCAACGTGTCGTATGACCCGACGCGTGAGCTGTACGCGGACTACAACAAGGCTTTCGAAGCCCATTACAAGCAGACCAGCGGCGACACGGTGACGGTGAAGGCCTCGCACGGCGGCTCGGGCAAGCAAGCCCGTACCGTGCTCGATGGCGCGCCCGCCGACGTTGTCACGCTCGGTATCTCAGCCGATATCGACGAACTGGCACAGGCCGGTCTCGTGAACAAGGACTGGCAGAAGCGTCTGCCGGACAACGCCACGCCGTACACCTCCACGATCGTGCTGCTGGTGCGCAAGGGCAACCCGAAGGGCATCAAGGACTGGGGCGACCTCGTCAAGCCCGGCATCAGTGTGGTGACGCCGAACCCGAAGACGTCGGCCGGTGCCCGCTGGAACTATCTCGCCGCATGGCTCTACGCGCTCAAGCAACCGGGCGGCAACGAGCAAAAGGCGCAGGACTTCGTCAAGGCGCTCTACAAGAATGTCGGCGTGCTCGACTCGGGCGCCCGCGGCGCGACCACGACCTTCGTGGAACGCGGCATCGGCGACGTGCTGATCGCCTGGGAAAACGAAGCGCTGTTGTCGGTCAAGGATCTCGGTCCGGACAAGTTCGACATTGTGGTGCCGTCGTCGTCGATTCTGACGGAGCCGCCGGTGGCCGTGGTCGACAAGAACGTCGACAAGCACGGAACCCGCAAGGCTGCCGAGGCCTACCTGCAATGGCTGTATTCGCCGCAAGGTCAGGAAATCGCTGCGAAGCACTTCTATCGTCCGCGCTCGCCGGAAATCGCGAAGAAGTATGAGTCGCAATATCCGAAGCTCAAGCTCTACACCGTCGACGCCGATCTTGGCGGCTGGACGAAGACGCAGGCCAAGCACTTTGCCGACGGCGGCATCTTCGACCAGATCTACACCAAGAAATAA
- the hyi gene encoding hydroxypyruvate isomerase yields the protein MPKFAANLTMLFNEVPFLDRFKAAAAAGFRGVEFLFPYSFHRDQIADKLNQYQLDLVLHNLPAGNWEAGERGIAIFPDRVSEFRDGVGEAITYAKALGVKQLNCLVGKQGADLSTDVAQKTLVDNLRFAADALKAEGIRLLVEPINTYDIPGFFVNRTKQALEIFDAVGSDNLFLQYDIYHMQRMEGELAKTIETNLARIAHVQLADNPGRNEPGTGEINYAYLFAFLDRIGYNGWIGCEYKPATTTTDGLGWFKAAGLREAA from the coding sequence ATGCCGAAATTTGCCGCCAACCTGACCATGCTGTTCAACGAGGTGCCGTTCCTCGACCGCTTCAAGGCGGCCGCCGCAGCGGGCTTTCGCGGCGTGGAGTTTCTGTTCCCCTATTCGTTTCACCGCGACCAGATCGCCGACAAGCTGAATCAGTACCAGCTCGACCTCGTGCTGCACAACCTGCCCGCCGGCAACTGGGAAGCCGGCGAGCGCGGCATCGCCATCTTCCCGGATCGCGTGAGCGAATTCCGCGACGGCGTGGGCGAAGCGATCACCTACGCCAAGGCGCTGGGCGTGAAGCAACTGAACTGCCTCGTGGGCAAGCAAGGCGCCGATCTGTCAACGGACGTCGCGCAAAAAACGCTGGTGGACAACCTGCGCTTCGCGGCCGATGCGCTCAAGGCAGAGGGGATCCGTCTGCTGGTCGAACCGATCAACACCTACGACATTCCCGGCTTTTTCGTGAACCGCACGAAGCAGGCGCTGGAGATCTTCGACGCGGTCGGCTCGGACAACCTGTTCCTGCAGTACGACATCTATCACATGCAGCGCATGGAAGGCGAACTCGCCAAGACCATCGAGACGAATCTGGCGCGCATCGCTCACGTGCAACTGGCCGATAACCCGGGCCGCAATGAGCCGGGCACGGGCGAGATCAACTACGCCTACCTGTTCGCGTTCCTTGATCGCATTGGCTACAACGGCTGGATCGGCTGCGAGTACAAGCCCGCGACTACCACGACCGACGGCCTTGGCTGGTTCAAGGCAGCGGGCTTGCGCGAAGCGGCCTGA
- a CDS encoding enoyl-CoA hydratase/isomerase family protein — MTEFVRTEIRGRIGFITLTRPKALNALSHDMIRAMASALGDWRDDPKVLGVVLQGEGEKGLCAGGDIRYFHEAVSAGRTDIMDFFTDEYTLNYTIATYPKPYIALMDGVVMGGGMGISQGAALRIVTEATRMAMPETAIGLFPDVGGGFFLANLAGHLGEYLGTTGIVFGAIDACEIGLADVVVPRASLPALCELLANGEWQDSEAVLNAARTFARDCLAPAGLAPGKLAPLRDVIDSHFGLSDMPAILKSLKHEARCEYSGWAQETEHLLRSKRSPLMVCVTLEQVRRARKLSLADDLREEWLMMRSVFNLDGRTGAESVEGIRALVVDKDHAPRWQHADIESVKPADVTRFFEGDRSGADNPLRQLGQ; from the coding sequence ATGACCGAATTTGTTCGAACCGAAATCCGCGGCCGTATCGGCTTTATCACCCTGACTCGCCCGAAGGCGCTCAATGCGCTCTCGCATGACATGATTCGTGCGATGGCATCAGCACTGGGCGATTGGCGTGACGATCCCAAGGTGCTGGGCGTTGTGTTGCAAGGCGAAGGCGAGAAGGGGTTGTGTGCGGGTGGCGACATTCGTTATTTCCATGAGGCCGTGAGCGCGGGGCGCACCGACATCATGGATTTCTTCACTGACGAATACACACTGAATTACACGATTGCCACGTATCCGAAGCCCTATATCGCGCTGATGGATGGCGTGGTCATGGGCGGCGGCATGGGTATCTCGCAAGGCGCCGCATTGCGTATCGTCACCGAAGCGACGCGAATGGCAATGCCGGAGACGGCGATCGGCTTGTTCCCCGACGTTGGCGGTGGGTTCTTCCTCGCGAATCTCGCGGGACATCTCGGCGAGTATCTCGGCACGACCGGCATTGTGTTCGGCGCGATCGATGCATGCGAGATCGGCCTCGCCGACGTTGTCGTGCCGCGTGCCTCACTGCCCGCGCTGTGCGAGTTGCTGGCAAATGGCGAATGGCAGGACAGCGAGGCGGTGCTCAACGCTGCGCGCACGTTCGCCCGAGACTGTCTTGCTCCCGCCGGTCTGGCGCCAGGCAAGCTCGCACCGTTGCGCGATGTGATCGACAGTCACTTCGGCCTGTCGGACATGCCGGCCATCCTGAAGTCGCTCAAGCACGAAGCGCGTTGCGAATACTCAGGATGGGCACAGGAGACGGAACACTTGCTGCGCAGCAAACGCTCGCCGTTGATGGTGTGTGTCACGCTGGAGCAGGTGCGTCGTGCACGCAAACTCTCGTTGGCCGATGATCTGCGTGAAGAGTGGCTGATGATGCGCAGCGTCTTCAACCTCGATGGCCGTACCGGCGCGGAGAGCGTCGAGGGCATTCGTGCGTTGGTTGTCGACAAAGACCATGCGCCGCGTTGGCAGCATGCCGATATCGAGTCGGTGAAACCCGCCGACGTCACGCGATTCTTCGAGGGCGATCGCTCGGGCGCGGACAACCCGCTGCGTCAACTCGGTCAGTAA
- the glxR gene encoding 2-hydroxy-3-oxopropionate reductase yields the protein MAQLGFIGLGIMGAPMAKHLQNAGHKLFLYERRTPPQDLIDGQATVCTSAKEVAKRADIIFVMVPDTPDVGAVLFGQDGLAEGLSAGKIVVDMSSISPIETKEYAKKVKALGAEYLDAPVSGGEVGAKAASLSIMVGGSQAAFDDVKPFFELMGKNITLVGESGAGQTCKVANQIVVALTIEAVGEALLFASKAGADPAKVREALMGGFASSRILEVHGERMVKRNFEPGFRIALHQKDLNLALQSAKALGVSLPNTATCQELFNACAANGGAAWDHSGMVRALEMLANHTVA from the coding sequence ATGGCACAACTCGGTTTTATTGGTCTGGGCATCATGGGCGCGCCGATGGCGAAGCATCTGCAAAACGCCGGTCACAAGCTGTTCCTGTACGAGCGCCGCACGCCCCCGCAGGACCTGATCGACGGTCAGGCCACCGTTTGCACGTCGGCAAAAGAAGTCGCCAAGCGCGCCGACATCATTTTCGTGATGGTGCCGGACACCCCGGACGTCGGTGCCGTGCTGTTCGGTCAGGACGGTCTCGCCGAAGGTCTCTCGGCGGGCAAGATCGTTGTCGACATGAGCTCCATCTCGCCGATTGAAACGAAGGAATACGCCAAGAAGGTCAAGGCGCTGGGCGCGGAATACCTTGACGCCCCGGTCTCGGGCGGCGAAGTCGGCGCGAAGGCCGCCTCGCTCTCGATCATGGTCGGTGGCTCGCAAGCCGCGTTCGACGACGTGAAGCCGTTCTTCGAACTGATGGGCAAGAACATCACCCTCGTGGGCGAAAGCGGTGCCGGCCAGACCTGCAAGGTCGCCAACCAGATCGTGGTGGCACTGACCATCGAGGCAGTGGGCGAAGCCCTGCTGTTCGCGTCGAAGGCCGGCGCCGATCCCGCCAAGGTGCGTGAGGCTCTGATGGGTGGCTTCGCCTCGTCGCGCATTCTGGAAGTGCATGGCGAGCGCATGGTCAAGCGCAACTTCGAGCCGGGCTTCCGCATCGCCCTGCACCAGAAGGATCTGAATCTGGCGCTCCAGAGCGCCAAGGCCCTCGGCGTCTCGCTGCCGAACACGGCAACGTGCCAGGAGTTGTTCAACGCTTGCGCCGCCAACGGTGGCGCCGCGTGGGATCACTCGGGCATGGTGCGCGCGCTGGAAATGCTGGCGAACCACACCGTGGCGTAA
- a CDS encoding asparaginase yields MTLTSFNPIPHYTVSSGDLPRIALLATGGTIAGSAADATRTAGYQAGALGVQDLLAAVPALGTVAHIHAEQVAQIDSKDMSVALWQKLAARVNALLSQPDVAGAVITHGTDTLEETAYYLHLTVNSRKPVVLTAAMRPATALSADGPLNLLNAVRVATDPISAGRGVMVAINNQIHCARDVIKTSTYKVDAFHSPEIGVLGWVQDERVAYQRAALQYHTVESEFVGLSGELPAVEVVSSYAGVSRIAVDALVEAGVQGIVVAGTGNGSLHSLLQQALAEAVQRGVTVVRAARVGSGHVMHNGAAPDDQYGFVSAGNLHPFKARVLLMLALQAGVPRERMQSVFVEY; encoded by the coding sequence ATGACTTTGACCTCATTCAACCCGATTCCTCATTACACCGTGTCCTCGGGCGACCTGCCGCGCATTGCGCTGCTCGCCACGGGCGGCACGATCGCGGGCAGCGCGGCCGATGCAACGCGCACCGCCGGTTATCAGGCCGGGGCGCTTGGTGTCCAGGACTTGCTGGCGGCTGTGCCGGCGTTGGGCACCGTTGCGCATATCCACGCGGAGCAAGTTGCGCAGATCGATAGCAAGGACATGAGTGTGGCGCTCTGGCAGAAACTCGCCGCCCGCGTGAACGCCTTGCTCTCGCAGCCCGATGTGGCCGGGGCCGTGATTACCCACGGTACCGATACGCTCGAAGAGACCGCGTACTACCTGCATCTGACCGTCAATAGCCGCAAACCGGTGGTGCTGACCGCCGCGATGCGGCCCGCCACGGCACTCTCGGCTGACGGGCCGCTCAACCTGCTCAACGCCGTGCGAGTCGCCACCGATCCGATTTCGGCGGGACGGGGGGTGATGGTCGCGATCAACAATCAGATTCACTGTGCCCGCGACGTCATCAAGACGAGCACCTACAAGGTCGACGCCTTCCATTCGCCGGAAATTGGCGTGCTGGGCTGGGTGCAGGACGAGCGCGTGGCGTACCAACGTGCGGCGTTGCAGTACCACACCGTCGAGAGCGAGTTCGTCGGACTCTCGGGCGAGTTGCCTGCGGTGGAGGTGGTGTCGAGCTATGCCGGGGTGTCGCGGATCGCTGTCGATGCGCTCGTGGAAGCCGGCGTGCAGGGTATCGTGGTGGCGGGCACGGGCAACGGTTCGCTGCACTCGCTGCTGCAACAGGCGCTGGCCGAGGCGGTACAGCGAGGTGTGACGGTCGTGCGCGCCGCCCGCGTGGGCAGCGGGCATGTGATGCACAACGGCGCCGCCCCCGACGATCAGTATGGGTTCGTGAGCGCGGGCAATTTGCACCCGTTCAAGGCGCGTGTCCTTCTGATGCTGGCATTGCAGGCTGGCGTGCCGCGCGAGCGCATGCAAAGCGTATTCGTCGAGTATTGA
- a CDS encoding TOBE-like domain-containing protein gives MHKDDLPAVPQDGRAIAYVRPHDLALLPAHDSGPGINVAVRRAIPLGGTVRVELAAPGDAVWEAELTRSGWKALGAEAGATLRAVPRQLRVFSAQA, from the coding sequence GTGCACAAGGACGATCTGCCGGCGGTGCCGCAGGATGGGCGTGCAATTGCCTACGTCCGCCCGCACGATCTCGCGCTGCTGCCGGCCCACGATAGTGGTCCGGGGATCAATGTGGCCGTGCGCCGCGCGATCCCGCTGGGCGGTACGGTGCGCGTGGAACTCGCCGCGCCCGGCGACGCCGTGTGGGAGGCAGAACTCACGCGCTCGGGATGGAAGGCGCTCGGCGCCGAGGCCGGCGCCACACTGCGCGCGGTGCCGCGTCAGCTGCGGGTGTTTTCCGCGCAGGCGTGA